The genomic DNA GAAGTTCTCGCCCGTCATCATATTGGCAAGTCTAATTATTGTATCTATAGCGGGAGTCTCTACTCCAATATTTTTTGCAAGTGAAGCTATGGGCACCAGACTGAAAGGTACATCCTCGTAAATGTACCTGGTTTTTAAATCTTTAGGTGCGGTAAGGCCTTTATAAGCCGGATTATTCTGTATAGCTTCGTATATTGAATTTCCGCAGGCTCCATAAGATTCTTCTAGCCACTTAACAGCGGACATGGTCTTCACACCCAGTAGCCTTGCGACCTTCATTCTTTCAGCATCAAGCCTCTCCAGCATCTGACCTATGCTCGGCGTGATTCCTTCGAGATAATATTCAAAAGCTTGACCCCGTTCTATATGCCCGCTGTTTAACAGCGTCGGAGCAGGATGGAATATGGCACCGAAATTGTTTAAACTAGTCTCCATCACGTCTCTAGCAGGCTTAAACTGTGGATAAGCACAAGACAAAAGCCAAATCACGTATTCTGTCCTGGTTGCCGGAATTGCAGCCAGTTTAACCTCGTTTTTAACGCTAAAAATCTTTGCACTATTTGGTCCCGTTGCTCTACAAGCGTATATAAAGGTCTGCGCTTCCGCCACAGTAATATCTTTTTCA from Caldanaerovirga acetigignens includes the following:
- a CDS encoding NAD/NADP octopine/nopaline dehydrogenase family protein, translating into MIKRPEKVRYAVIGAGNGGLAMAGYLGLMGFTVVLYNRTVEKIKTLVEKPEIMLTGAVEGVGRLSAVTDNIKEVVKNSDIVMITTPATAHRELARMMAPHLDDGQIIVLNPGRTCGALEVYQTLRESGCEKDITVAEAQTFIYACRATGPNSAKIFSVKNEVKLAAIPATRTEYVIWLLSCAYPQFKPARDVMETSLNNFGAIFHPAPTLLNSGHIERGQAFEYYLEGITPSIGQMLERLDAERMKVARLLGVKTMSAVKWLEESYGACGNSIYEAIQNNPAYKGLTAPKDLKTRYIYEDVPFSLVPIASLAKNIGVETPAIDTIIRLANMMTGENFWETGRTVEKLGLAGLSSSQIIEFAQHGYVDAAKNGEEGVA